ATAACACAGTCAAGCCGGACGCGTCAGGATGCTGGCTGCATATACTATAAGTGCGCGTAAGGCCTGTTATTGTGCGTGAACGCCGATGGCAATATTTGGTTGCGGACGACAACGGATTTTGTACCAATCGGCTTGACTTTCCGACAAAAGGCGCACATTTGCCGCGACCTGTTCACTTATCCGGGTTTTTGCTGATCCGGTCCGGCCCGATGGCGGAGTGGTGACGCAGCGGATTGCAAATCCGTGTACGCCGGTTCGATTCCGGCTCGGGCCTCCATCATCAGCGTGCAAATCGTCGAGCGAGTCTCTTGCTACTCCTGTTGCGCTGTGTCTTCATCTTTTCGATACTTTTCGAACCAGGCCAGGGTGTAATCCGTCTTGGCATTAAGCCGCGATGGACGGCCTGCAATACCGTGATTGGCGCCAGGAATCCGCACCATGACGCTGGGCACTTTGCGCAGTTGCAGCGCCTGATAGAATTGCTCGGTTTCCGAAATCGGGGTGCGATAATCGACCTCTCCGGTAATCAACATGGTCGGCGTTTCAACATTACCGACCAGAGACAGCGGCGACCGCTGCCAATAATGATCCAGATGCTCCCATGGCGGTCCGGGGAACTGGTTGGCGATCTGGCTGATATAGCTGTCGGCTGTAAGCACTTTTGACACCCAGTTGATCACCGGCTTGGCCGCAACTGCTGCATTGAAGCGATTGGTCAGGCCGATAGCATAGGCAGTGGCAATTCCACCTGCCGAGCCGCCCGCGATAAACAGATTGTCCTGATCCGCAAAGCCATTGTCTATGGCCCAATCCACCGCCGACATATGATCAGCAAAATCATCGGGGCTGGAGTATTTATATTTGAGCAGATTGGCGAATTCGCTGCCATAGCCGATAGAGCCGCGATGATTGTCATAGATCACGACATAGCCCGCTGCCGCCATGCGCTGCAATTCGGCGGAAAAATGCGGCCCATAGGCGAGATGTGGCCCGCCATGGATTTCGATGATCAGCGGATAGCGTTTGCCAGGCTGATAGTCTGGCGGTGTGATCATCCATCCCTGAATCTCGCGTCCATCGAGCGATGAGGCAAAAGTGAATTCCCTGAGCTCGCCGAGATCGCGATGCGCCAGCAGGTCTTCATTGAGGCTGGTTAGCCTTCTTGTCTGTCCATTTCTGGAGGCGTATATATCTGCCGGGCGATAGGCACTGCCTTTGGTGTAAACCAGAGCGCCACCCGGTCCGGCATCATAATCCCCGCTGACATAGGGGCGGCCAACGGTTGTGCCGCCAATGCCCTTCACTGCAACGCGACGCTTGCCTCCCAGACTGACCGCGCCGATCAGGTTCTCACCGCGATTCTGATAGGTAAATGTCATTTCGCGGTTGGAGAGCCATTGCAAATTGCTCACGCGCCGATCCAATCCAGTGGTCAGCTCTTTTGGACTGCCGCCGCTGCGGTCCATCACAAAGACCGAGCTTGGGACAAAGGGCTCTTGCGCGTTGCTCGCTTGGAGATAGCCAATATATTGGCCATTAGGGGATATTCTCGGGCTCGCCTCGACGCCCGGCGCGTCAGTAAGCTGGGTCAGCTTGCCGGAGCCGATATTGACCGAGAAGATATTCGCTTCACGGCTTTGCAGCTCCCATTCGGGATTACGATTTGCGGAGAACACGATCTCTTGCCCGTCAGGGGAAAAAGACAACTGGCCATCATGATGAAAATCCCCGGAGGTTAGCTGACGCGCGGTGCCGCCTTCTGCGGGGAGAATGAAGATATGGTCATAAGCCAGATCGCGAAAGCCTGAAGCGTTGGTGCGATAGCGGGCACGATCAATCAACCTGGCTGGCTTGGACCAAACCGCGCCCTTGGGCTTTTTGGGCTCCTTGATGAGCTTGTCCGCCTTTTTCTTGACCGCCATGGAGAAGGCAAGCGCATTCCCGTCCGGTGACCAGGTCAGGTTTGTTGGCCTTTCCGCATAACTGTTCAGAAGCGCATCCCGGCCCGAGCCGAGATAGCGCACAAACAGCTCCGATCTTCCCTTAACGCGCCGCAAATAGGCTATACGGGAGCCATCGGGTGACCAGCGCGGGGATGAATAAGACCCGTGTTCAGCCAGTAAGGGCTCATGCACGCGGCCTTCTAGGTCGGAAAGCCAGACATGTGCCCGCGTCCTGTCGGTCATGATGTCGTTGGACCGGCGTATATACAACACCCGCTTACCGTCCGGCGATATTTGCGGGTCGTCTGCCCATTCAAGTTCAAAAACATCTTCTGCCGAAAACAGTCGCGGAGCATCTTCGGCATAGGCGTTGCCGCTCAAGCTCATGGCCAAAACCAGGACGGACAGGGTTTTTCTCATGGCAACTCCGAAAGTGGCAGCGTTGAATTACGCTGAATTGCGAAAAAACCGGGTAATTGGCAACAACAGAGTCGTCGGCATGGCCGATTCTTTGCCATTACTGCGCTGTTTTTCCGGTATCTGTTTAGCGCGAAACCGCTAGTGCCGTAACGGCAGGATGCGCCTTGGTTCATGCTGGTTTAATCGTGCGGTTAAAACGCCTTGCCTTCACTCCCCGGACTGGCGTAAATGCAGCGGCAATAGCGCATCCACACCCCATTATCGGGCGATGGATTATAGGTGCTATCAAGATAAGAATGGCGTAAATTCGGTGCAATCCTCCGCGATTGCCCTTCCCCAATGACGAAAGGATCCCCGACTCATGACCGAAGCCTTTATATACGATGCTGTGCGCACGCCGCGTGGCAAGGGCCGTGCCGATGGCAGCCTGCATGAAATTACCGCCTTGAACCTTGCCTCGCAAACGCTGGCATCAGTGCGCGAGCGCAATGAGCTTTCTCCCGAAGCGGTTGAAGATGTTGCATTTGGCTGTGTTTCTCCGGTGGGTGAGCAAGGCGCGGTTATAACCCGCACCGCCGTCATGGACGCAGGCTATGCCGAGACCACTTCAGGTATTCAGGTCAACCGTTTCTGTGGTTCGGGTCTGGAAGCCGTGAATATCGCTGCGGCCAAGATCAAATCAGGCGAAGCCGATCTCACCATTGGCGGCGGTGTCGAGTCGATGAGCCGCGTGCCCATGGGGTCTGACGGCGGTGCATGGCCGACCGATCCGCAATCCGCATTCGACCATTATTTCGTGCCACAGGGCATTTCCGCCGATCTGATCGCGACCAAATATGGCTTCAGCCGTGACGATGTTGATGCCTATGCCGTCGAAAGCCAGAAGCGTGCCGCCAAGGCATGGGAAGAAAAGCGCTTTGAAAAGTCGATCCTGCCGGTGCGCGATGTCATTGGCGAGGTGATTCTCGACCATGACGAACTGATGCGTCCGGATACCGACATGCAGTCGCTCGGCGCGCTCAACCCAAGCTTCCAAGGCATCGGCGAGCAGATGCCGGGCTTTAACGATATCGCGATTATGAAGCACCCGGATGTTGAGAAGGTTAACCATGTGCACCATGCTGGCAACAGCTCGGGTATTGTGGATGGTTCGGCAGCAGTGCTGATCGGCAATGAGGAAGCGGGCAAAAAGCATGGCCTGAAACCGCGTGCGCGCATCGTTTCCATGGCGTCCATCGGTTCAGAGCCGACAATCATGCTCACCGGCCCCGAATTTGCAGCGCAGAAAGCGATTGAGCGTGCCGGCATGACCAATAGCGATATTGATGTCTGGGAATTGAATGAGGCGTTTGCCGCCGTCGTCCTGCGTTTCATGCAGGCGATGAATGTCGATCATAGCGAGATCAATGTGAATGGCGGCGCGATCGCTATGGGCCACCCGCTTGGTGCGACCGGCGCGATGATCCTTGGCACCGTGCTCGATGAGCTGGAGCGCTCGGACAAGAATGTTGCGCTGTCGACGCTGTGCATCGGCGCCGGAATGGGCATTGCCACCATTATCGAGCGGGTGAACTAAGCCATTATTTCGTTCTGCGTGAACGGTTAGAAAATTCAGGAAAATACACATGACCTATAAAGCTATGACCGTTGATATTGACGGTGACGGTATTGCCCTTGTGACCATTGATCTGCCGGGCCAGTCAATGAATGTCTGGAACGCCGATCTGATCGAGGATTTCAACGCTTTTGTTGAAGACCTCAACACCAACGATGCCCTTAAGGGTGCCGTGATCACGTCGGGCAAGGAAACGGGATTCCTCGCCGGCGCCGACCTCAACATGCTGGGTAGCAGCAAGGCCAATAGCATGGCCGAAGCGTTTGAGAGTGCCTTTGGCCTCAATGCGACGCTGCGCAAAATGGAAAGTGGCGGCCATGCGGCCAAGGCGCTGATCAAGGGCGCAGCCCATGCCAAACCGGTTGCTGCAGCGATCAATGGCCTGGCGCTGGGCGGCGGCCTCGAACTGGCCCTAGCCTGTCATTATCGCGTTGTCGCCGATAATCCGAAAATCCAGCTTGGCCTGCCCGAAGTACAGGTCGGCCTACTCCCCGGCGGCGGCGGCACCCAACGCCTGCCGCGCCTTATGGGTCTGCAAGCTTCAGCCATGATGCTGCTGCAAGGCCAGCCAGCCAATCCGCAAGCCGCGCTGGCGCAGGGTATTGTCGATGAAGTTGTGCCTGCCAATGATGTGGTTGCCAAGGCCAAGGAATGGGTCAAAGCCAACCCCAAGGCCGCTGCGCCATGGGACAAAAAGGGCTATAAAGTGCCCGGTGGTGCCGGTTCTATGAACCCGGCTGCAGCGCAGTTCTTTGTCGGTGCCAATGCCATGGCCAACAAGCAGAGCAAGGGCAATTATGCAGCGGTGAAGGCGATCATGTCCTGCCTCTATGAAGGCACGCAATTGCCGATCGACACCGCGCTGCGTGTGGAATCCAAATATTTCACGAAGCTGCTCTCCGGCCCACAGGCCAAAAATATGATCCGCACCCTGTTCATCAACAAACAGGCAGCGGAAAAAGGCGCATCGCGCCCCGAAGGCGTGCCCAAGACCGAGCTGAAGAAAGTCGGCGTGCTTGGTGGCGGCCTGATGGGATCGGGCATCACCCATGTCACCGCCAAGGGCGGCATGGATGTGGTCGTCCTCGACCGAAGCGTTGAGGAAGCGAC
The sequence above is drawn from the Parasphingorhabdus sp. SCSIO 66989 genome and encodes:
- a CDS encoding S9 family peptidase, translating into MSLSGNAYAEDAPRLFSAEDVFELEWADDPQISPDGKRVLYIRRSNDIMTDRTRAHVWLSDLEGRVHEPLLAEHGSYSSPRWSPDGSRIAYLRRVKGRSELFVRYLGSGRDALLNSYAERPTNLTWSPDGNALAFSMAVKKKADKLIKEPKKPKGAVWSKPARLIDRARYRTNASGFRDLAYDHIFILPAEGGTARQLTSGDFHHDGQLSFSPDGQEIVFSANRNPEWELQSREANIFSVNIGSGKLTQLTDAPGVEASPRISPNGQYIGYLQASNAQEPFVPSSVFVMDRSGGSPKELTTGLDRRVSNLQWLSNREMTFTYQNRGENLIGAVSLGGKRRVAVKGIGGTTVGRPYVSGDYDAGPGGALVYTKGSAYRPADIYASRNGQTRRLTSLNEDLLAHRDLGELREFTFASSLDGREIQGWMITPPDYQPGKRYPLIIEIHGGPHLAYGPHFSAELQRMAAAGYVVIYDNHRGSIGYGSEFANLLKYKYSSPDDFADHMSAVDWAIDNGFADQDNLFIAGGSAGGIATAYAIGLTNRFNAAVAAKPVINWVSKVLTADSYISQIANQFPGPPWEHLDHYWQRSPLSLVGNVETPTMLITGEVDYRTPISETEQFYQALQLRKVPSVMVRIPGANHGIAGRPSRLNAKTDYTLAWFEKYRKDEDTAQQE
- a CDS encoding 3-hydroxyacyl-CoA dehydrogenase NAD-binding domain-containing protein; amino-acid sequence: MTYKAMTVDIDGDGIALVTIDLPGQSMNVWNADLIEDFNAFVEDLNTNDALKGAVITSGKETGFLAGADLNMLGSSKANSMAEAFESAFGLNATLRKMESGGHAAKALIKGAAHAKPVAAAINGLALGGGLELALACHYRVVADNPKIQLGLPEVQVGLLPGGGGTQRLPRLMGLQASAMMLLQGQPANPQAALAQGIVDEVVPANDVVAKAKEWVKANPKAAAPWDKKGYKVPGGAGSMNPAAAQFFVGANAMANKQSKGNYAAVKAIMSCLYEGTQLPIDTALRVESKYFTKLLSGPQAKNMIRTLFINKQAAEKGASRPEGVPKTELKKVGVLGGGLMGSGITHVTAKGGMDVVVLDRSVEEATKAVTYSQKIVDKKVARGKMTQEKADAFMARITPTDNYDDLKDVDLIIEAVFERPDVKADVIKKTEAVIRDDVIFASNTSTLPITGLAKNSKRPEQFIGLHFFSPVEKMPLLEIIPGEETGDKALAVAFDYNARIRKTPIVVKDVRGFYTNRVFPPYAGEAMLMVGEGVSMALIENAAVQMGMPIGPLAVVDETTLKLGYDVMQSTKEELGDDYQPSGNEELFELMVNKLGRSGRRFGGGFYDYDDSGKKTGLWKGMTDHFPLAEQQPSVEEVKQRLMFIQLIATAQCFDEEVIKDPQSADLGAIFGWGFAPWTGGPMSHIDTMGVDNFVRIADNLAQKHGERFKPPMSFRDKADKGESFYKAA
- a CDS encoding acetyl-CoA C-acetyltransferase, producing MTEAFIYDAVRTPRGKGRADGSLHEITALNLASQTLASVRERNELSPEAVEDVAFGCVSPVGEQGAVITRTAVMDAGYAETTSGIQVNRFCGSGLEAVNIAAAKIKSGEADLTIGGGVESMSRVPMGSDGGAWPTDPQSAFDHYFVPQGISADLIATKYGFSRDDVDAYAVESQKRAAKAWEEKRFEKSILPVRDVIGEVILDHDELMRPDTDMQSLGALNPSFQGIGEQMPGFNDIAIMKHPDVEKVNHVHHAGNSSGIVDGSAAVLIGNEEAGKKHGLKPRARIVSMASIGSEPTIMLTGPEFAAQKAIERAGMTNSDIDVWELNEAFAAVVLRFMQAMNVDHSEINVNGGAIAMGHPLGATGAMILGTVLDELERSDKNVALSTLCIGAGMGIATIIERVN